A window of the Pseudoliparis swirei isolate HS2019 ecotype Mariana Trench chromosome 13, NWPU_hadal_v1, whole genome shotgun sequence genome harbors these coding sequences:
- the LOC130203879 gene encoding serine/threonine-protein kinase BRSK1-like isoform X2 gives MSKELSLNQSAQYVGPYRLEKTLGKGQTGLVKLGIHCIMGQKVAIKIVNREKLSESVLMKVEREIAILKLIEHPHVLKLHDVYENNKYLYLVLEHVSGGELFDYLVKKGRLTPKEARKFFRQIISALDFCHSHSICHRDLKPENLLLDEMNNIRIADFGMASLQVGDSLLETSCGSPHYACPEVIRGEKYDGRRADVWSCGVILFALLVGALPFDHDNLRQLLEKVKSGVFHMPHFIPPDCQSLLKGMIEVDPEKRLTLEAIQKHSWYLGGRNEPCPEQPPPRRVCVKQILSLTELDPDVLDSMHSLGCFRDRGKLTRDLQCDEENQEKMIYYLLLDRKERYPSYEDEDLPPRNDVADPPRKRVDSPMLTRHGRCRPERKSLEVLSVTEQGSPTPPRRALDTAAHSQRSRSVSGASTGLSSSPLSSPRSHQSPVFTFSQSDVTSATATLLTKEPKQGNATAPRSARPHDKPKAPPNPKTQTLSTKGPAERPHLQPIKSLHHPSSRSPSPSPLASPIPRFFFPSSSLLKSVTKSFYPNSAHCVPQVTPQGSPLPTPLGTPVHHPHHPSSTPPSSSSSSSSSRAEGGGGVGSLSLTPPSSPGGGSGMAASSSAHWRTRLNSFKNNLLGSPRFHRRKLQVPTSEDMSSLTPESSPELAKKSWFGNFIGLEKEEQIFVVIRDKPLSSVKADIVHAFLSSVGLSASSLSPHRTDPVPQSQRSLSDQLSGRVQVFRRPFRLPEARQVPSGHRFLRRREGARQGEDRERGQEGDGNLQRDLHPHFRSESPVQTSGGNNPSPAAQLP, from the exons ATGAGTAAGGAACTGTCTCTAAATCAGTCAGCTCAATATGTTGGGCCCTACCGACTGGAGAAAACTCTGGGgaagggacagacag GACTGGTCAAACTGGGGATCCATTGCATTATGGGTCAGAAGGTAGCGATCAAAATAGTCAACAGAGAGAAGCTGTCGGAGTCGGTGCTGATGAAG GTTGAGAGGGAGATTGCCATTCTGAAACTGATTGAGCATCcgcatgtgttgaagctgcatgaCGTTTACGAGAATAACAAATACCT GTACCTGGTGCTGGAGCATGTGTCAGGAGGAGAGTTGTTTGACTACCTGGTGAAGAAAGGCCGACTGACTCCGAAAGAAGCCAGAAAGTTCTTCAGGCAGATCATCTCTGCTTTGGATTTCTGCCACAGTCATTCCATCTG TCACAGAGACCTGAAGCCTGAGAACTTGCTCCTGGATGAAATGAACAACATCCGTATTGCTGACTTTGGCATggcctccctccaggtgggagaCAGTTTGTTGGAGACCAGCTGTGG atCCCCGCATTATGCTTGCCCTGAAGTTATACGG GGGGAGAAATATGATGGGCGGAGAGCAGATGTGTGGAGCTGTGGGGTCATCCTTTTTGCTCTATTGGTG GGTGCCCTGCCCTTTGACCATGACAATTTAcgccagctcctggagaaggtgAAGAGCGGGGTGTTCCACATGCCCCACTTCATCCCCCCCGACTGCCAGTCCCTGCTGAAGGGCATGATTGAGGTCGACCCTGAAAAGAGGCTCACG CTCGAGGCCATCCAGAAACATTCCTGGTATCT GGGTGGCCGCAATGAGCCGTGTCCAGAGCAGCCTCCTCCCaggcgagtgtgtgtgaagcagatcTTGTCCCTGACTGAGCTGGACCCAGATGTGTTGGACAGCATGCACTCGCTGGGTTGTTTCAGAGACCGAGGAAAACTCACACGTGATTTGCAATGTGATGA agaaAACCAGGAGAAGATGATCTATTACCTGCTGCTAGACAGGAAAGAGCGCTACCCCAGCTATGAGGACGAGGACTTGCCACCGCGCAATGACGTAG CAGACCCTCCTCGAAAGCGCGTGGACTCTCCGATGCTGACTCGCCACGGCCGCTGTCGCCCCGAGAGGAAAAGCCTGGAGGTGCTGAGTGTTACTGAACAGGGGTCTCCTACCCCGCCTCGCAGGGCCCTGGACACGGCTGCACACAGCCAGAG GTCTCGCTCCGTCAGTGGAGCGTCAACTGGCCTCTCCTCCAGCCCTCTCAGCAGTCCCAGG TCCCATCAGAGCCCCGTCTTCACTTTCAGCCAATCAGACGTCACCTCTGCCACCGCTACCCTCCTCACAAAGGAGCCCAAACAGGGAAATGCCACCGCTCCTCGCTCAGCACGGCCTCATGACAAGCCCAAAGCTCCCCCCAACCCAAAGACCCAGACCCTGTCCACCAAGGGACCGGCAGAGCGGCCCCATCTGCAGCCCATCAAGTCCCTGCACCACCCATCCTCCCGCTCGCCCTCCCCTTCTCCGCTCGCGTCACCCATCCCTCGTTTCTTCttcccctcgtcctctctcctAAAGTCAGTGACTAAGAGCTTCTATCCAAACTCTGCCCACTGTGTGCCGCAGGTTACTCCCCAGGGCTCTCCGTTGCCCACACCCTTGGGCACCCCTGTccaccaccctcaccacccctcctccaccccgccctcctcttcctcgtcctcgtcctcctcgcgggcggagggagggggaggggtgggctCACTGTCCCTGACCCCGCCCTCCAGCCCAGGAGGGGGAAGCGGCATGGCAGCCAGCAGCTCTGCCCACTGGAGGACTCGCCTCAATTCTTTCAAGAACAACCTGCTGGGCTCGCCCCGCTTCCACCGCCGTAAACTGCAAG TTCCTACATCAGAAGACATGTCCAGTCTCACACCAGAATCCAGCCCTGA GCTGGCCAAGAAGTCGTGGTTTGGGAACTTCATCGGCCTGGAGAAAGAGGAACAGATCTTCGTGGTGATCAGAGACAAACCTCTGAGTTCTGTCAAAGCCGACATTGTCCACGCCTTCCTGTCT TCTGTCGGTCTCTCTGCTTCTTCTCTGTCTCCCCACCGAACAGATCCCGTCCCTCAGTCACAGCGTTCTCTCTCAGACCAGCTTTCGGGCCGAGTACAAGTCTTCCGGCGGCCCTTCCGTCTTCCAGAAGCCCGTCAAGTTCCAAGTGGACATCGCTTTCTCCGAAGGCGAGAGGGAGCGAGACAGGGAGAGGACCGagagagagggcaggagggagaCGGGAATCTACAGCGTGACCTTCACCCTCATTTCAG GTCCGAGTCGCCGGTTCAGACGAGTGGTGGAAACAATCCAAGCCCAGCTGCTCAGCTCCCATGA
- the LOC130203879 gene encoding serine/threonine-protein kinase BRSK1-like isoform X1 has protein sequence MSKELSLNQSAQYVGPYRLEKTLGKGQTGLVKLGIHCIMGQKVAIKIVNREKLSESVLMKVEREIAILKLIEHPHVLKLHDVYENNKYLYLVLEHVSGGELFDYLVKKGRLTPKEARKFFRQIISALDFCHSHSICHRDLKPENLLLDEMNNIRIADFGMASLQVGDSLLETSCGSPHYACPEVIRGEKYDGRRADVWSCGVILFALLVGALPFDHDNLRQLLEKVKSGVFHMPHFIPPDCQSLLKGMIEVDPEKRLTLEAIQKHSWYLGGRNEPCPEQPPPRRVCVKQILSLTELDPDVLDSMHSLGCFRDRGKLTRDLQCDEENQEKMIYYLLLDRKERYPSYEDEDLPPRNDVADPPRKRVDSPMLTRHGRCRPERKSLEVLSVTEQGSPTPPRRALDTAAHSQRSRSVSGASTGLSSSPLSSPRSHQSPVFTFSQSDVTSATATLLTKEPKQGNATAPRSARPHDKPKAPPNPKTQTLSTKGPAERPHLQPIKSLHHPSSRSPSPSPLASPIPRFFFPSSSLLKSVTKSFYPNSAHCVPQVTPQGSPLPTPLGTPVHHPHHPSSTPPSSSSSSSSSRAEGGGGVGSLSLTPPSSPGGGSGMAASSSAHWRTRLNSFKNNLLGSPRFHRRKLQVPTSEDMSSLTPESSPELAKKSWFGNFIGLEKEEQIFVVIRDKPLSSVKADIVHAFLSIPSLSHSVLSQTSFRAEYKSSGGPSVFQKPVKFQVDIAFSEGERERDRERTEREGRRETGIYSVTFTLISGPSRRFRRVVETIQAQLLSSHDQPMAQALTDEKNGRPHGTPTRQNSRRSEGGGDRCEWGDRADGGSIGGSGGVLQRRGSAKERTRLLSSNGTQSQP, from the exons ATGAGTAAGGAACTGTCTCTAAATCAGTCAGCTCAATATGTTGGGCCCTACCGACTGGAGAAAACTCTGGGgaagggacagacag GACTGGTCAAACTGGGGATCCATTGCATTATGGGTCAGAAGGTAGCGATCAAAATAGTCAACAGAGAGAAGCTGTCGGAGTCGGTGCTGATGAAG GTTGAGAGGGAGATTGCCATTCTGAAACTGATTGAGCATCcgcatgtgttgaagctgcatgaCGTTTACGAGAATAACAAATACCT GTACCTGGTGCTGGAGCATGTGTCAGGAGGAGAGTTGTTTGACTACCTGGTGAAGAAAGGCCGACTGACTCCGAAAGAAGCCAGAAAGTTCTTCAGGCAGATCATCTCTGCTTTGGATTTCTGCCACAGTCATTCCATCTG TCACAGAGACCTGAAGCCTGAGAACTTGCTCCTGGATGAAATGAACAACATCCGTATTGCTGACTTTGGCATggcctccctccaggtgggagaCAGTTTGTTGGAGACCAGCTGTGG atCCCCGCATTATGCTTGCCCTGAAGTTATACGG GGGGAGAAATATGATGGGCGGAGAGCAGATGTGTGGAGCTGTGGGGTCATCCTTTTTGCTCTATTGGTG GGTGCCCTGCCCTTTGACCATGACAATTTAcgccagctcctggagaaggtgAAGAGCGGGGTGTTCCACATGCCCCACTTCATCCCCCCCGACTGCCAGTCCCTGCTGAAGGGCATGATTGAGGTCGACCCTGAAAAGAGGCTCACG CTCGAGGCCATCCAGAAACATTCCTGGTATCT GGGTGGCCGCAATGAGCCGTGTCCAGAGCAGCCTCCTCCCaggcgagtgtgtgtgaagcagatcTTGTCCCTGACTGAGCTGGACCCAGATGTGTTGGACAGCATGCACTCGCTGGGTTGTTTCAGAGACCGAGGAAAACTCACACGTGATTTGCAATGTGATGA agaaAACCAGGAGAAGATGATCTATTACCTGCTGCTAGACAGGAAAGAGCGCTACCCCAGCTATGAGGACGAGGACTTGCCACCGCGCAATGACGTAG CAGACCCTCCTCGAAAGCGCGTGGACTCTCCGATGCTGACTCGCCACGGCCGCTGTCGCCCCGAGAGGAAAAGCCTGGAGGTGCTGAGTGTTACTGAACAGGGGTCTCCTACCCCGCCTCGCAGGGCCCTGGACACGGCTGCACACAGCCAGAG GTCTCGCTCCGTCAGTGGAGCGTCAACTGGCCTCTCCTCCAGCCCTCTCAGCAGTCCCAGG TCCCATCAGAGCCCCGTCTTCACTTTCAGCCAATCAGACGTCACCTCTGCCACCGCTACCCTCCTCACAAAGGAGCCCAAACAGGGAAATGCCACCGCTCCTCGCTCAGCACGGCCTCATGACAAGCCCAAAGCTCCCCCCAACCCAAAGACCCAGACCCTGTCCACCAAGGGACCGGCAGAGCGGCCCCATCTGCAGCCCATCAAGTCCCTGCACCACCCATCCTCCCGCTCGCCCTCCCCTTCTCCGCTCGCGTCACCCATCCCTCGTTTCTTCttcccctcgtcctctctcctAAAGTCAGTGACTAAGAGCTTCTATCCAAACTCTGCCCACTGTGTGCCGCAGGTTACTCCCCAGGGCTCTCCGTTGCCCACACCCTTGGGCACCCCTGTccaccaccctcaccacccctcctccaccccgccctcctcttcctcgtcctcgtcctcctcgcgggcggagggagggggaggggtgggctCACTGTCCCTGACCCCGCCCTCCAGCCCAGGAGGGGGAAGCGGCATGGCAGCCAGCAGCTCTGCCCACTGGAGGACTCGCCTCAATTCTTTCAAGAACAACCTGCTGGGCTCGCCCCGCTTCCACCGCCGTAAACTGCAAG TTCCTACATCAGAAGACATGTCCAGTCTCACACCAGAATCCAGCCCTGA GCTGGCCAAGAAGTCGTGGTTTGGGAACTTCATCGGCCTGGAGAAAGAGGAACAGATCTTCGTGGTGATCAGAGACAAACCTCTGAGTTCTGTCAAAGCCGACATTGTCCACGCCTTCCTGTCT ATCCCGTCCCTCAGTCACAGCGTTCTCTCTCAGACCAGCTTTCGGGCCGAGTACAAGTCTTCCGGCGGCCCTTCCGTCTTCCAGAAGCCCGTCAAGTTCCAAGTGGACATCGCTTTCTCCGAAGGCGAGAGGGAGCGAGACAGGGAGAGGACCGagagagagggcaggagggagaCGGGAATCTACAGCGTGACCTTCACCCTCATTTCAG GTCCGAGTCGCCGGTTCAGACGAGTGGTGGAAACAATCCAAGCCCAGCTGCTCAGCTCCCATGATCAACCCATGGCGCAAGCCCTAACTG ATGAGAAGAACGGCCGGCCCCACGGGACCCCCACCCGCCAAAACTCGAGGCGTTCCGAGGGTGGGGGCGACAGGTGCGAGTGGGGCGACCGAGCGGACGGCGGGAGCATCGGCGGCAGCGGCGGAGTTCTGCAGCGCAGAGGCTCGGCGAAGGAGAGGACCCGACTGCTGTCCTCCAACGGAACCCAATCCCAACCCTAG
- the LOC130203879 gene encoding serine/threonine-protein kinase BRSK1-like isoform X3 — MSKELSLNQSAQYVGPYRLEKTLGKGQTGLVKLGIHCIMGQKVAIKIVNREKLSESVLMKVEREIAILKLIEHPHVLKLHDVYENNKYLYLVLEHVSGGELFDYLVKKGRLTPKEARKFFRQIISALDFCHSHSICHRDLKPENLLLDEMNNIRIADFGMASLQVGDSLLETSCGSPHYACPEVIRGEKYDGRRADVWSCGVILFALLVGALPFDHDNLRQLLEKVKSGVFHMPHFIPPDCQSLLKGMIEVDPEKRLTLEAIQKHSWYLGGRNEPCPEQPPPRRVCVKQILSLTELDPDVLDSMHSLGCFRDRGKLTRDLQCDEENQEKMIYYLLLDRKERYPSYEDEDLPPRNDVDPPRKRVDSPMLTRHGRCRPERKSLEVLSVTEQGSPTPPRRALDTAAHSQRSRSVSGASTGLSSSPLSSPRSHQSPVFTFSQSDVTSATATLLTKEPKQGNATAPRSARPHDKPKAPPNPKTQTLSTKGPAERPHLQPIKSLHHPSSRSPSPSPLASPIPRFFFPSSSLLKSVTKSFYPNSAHCVPQVTPQGSPLPTPLGTPVHHPHHPSSTPPSSSSSSSSSRAEGGGGVGSLSLTPPSSPGGGSGMAASSSAHWRTRLNSFKNNLLGSPRFHRRKLQVPTSEDMSSLTPESSPELAKKSWFGNFIGLEKEEQIFVVIRDKPLSSVKADIVHAFLSIPSLSHSVLSQTSFRAEYKSSGGPSVFQKPVKFQVDIAFSEGERERDRERTEREGRRETGIYSVTFTLISGPSRRFRRVVETIQAQLLSSHDQPMAQALTDEKNGRPHGTPTRQNSRRSEGGGDRCEWGDRADGGSIGGSGGVLQRRGSAKERTRLLSSNGTQSQP, encoded by the exons ATGAGTAAGGAACTGTCTCTAAATCAGTCAGCTCAATATGTTGGGCCCTACCGACTGGAGAAAACTCTGGGgaagggacagacag GACTGGTCAAACTGGGGATCCATTGCATTATGGGTCAGAAGGTAGCGATCAAAATAGTCAACAGAGAGAAGCTGTCGGAGTCGGTGCTGATGAAG GTTGAGAGGGAGATTGCCATTCTGAAACTGATTGAGCATCcgcatgtgttgaagctgcatgaCGTTTACGAGAATAACAAATACCT GTACCTGGTGCTGGAGCATGTGTCAGGAGGAGAGTTGTTTGACTACCTGGTGAAGAAAGGCCGACTGACTCCGAAAGAAGCCAGAAAGTTCTTCAGGCAGATCATCTCTGCTTTGGATTTCTGCCACAGTCATTCCATCTG TCACAGAGACCTGAAGCCTGAGAACTTGCTCCTGGATGAAATGAACAACATCCGTATTGCTGACTTTGGCATggcctccctccaggtgggagaCAGTTTGTTGGAGACCAGCTGTGG atCCCCGCATTATGCTTGCCCTGAAGTTATACGG GGGGAGAAATATGATGGGCGGAGAGCAGATGTGTGGAGCTGTGGGGTCATCCTTTTTGCTCTATTGGTG GGTGCCCTGCCCTTTGACCATGACAATTTAcgccagctcctggagaaggtgAAGAGCGGGGTGTTCCACATGCCCCACTTCATCCCCCCCGACTGCCAGTCCCTGCTGAAGGGCATGATTGAGGTCGACCCTGAAAAGAGGCTCACG CTCGAGGCCATCCAGAAACATTCCTGGTATCT GGGTGGCCGCAATGAGCCGTGTCCAGAGCAGCCTCCTCCCaggcgagtgtgtgtgaagcagatcTTGTCCCTGACTGAGCTGGACCCAGATGTGTTGGACAGCATGCACTCGCTGGGTTGTTTCAGAGACCGAGGAAAACTCACACGTGATTTGCAATGTGATGA agaaAACCAGGAGAAGATGATCTATTACCTGCTGCTAGACAGGAAAGAGCGCTACCCCAGCTATGAGGACGAGGACTTGCCACCGCGCAATGACGTAG ACCCTCCTCGAAAGCGCGTGGACTCTCCGATGCTGACTCGCCACGGCCGCTGTCGCCCCGAGAGGAAAAGCCTGGAGGTGCTGAGTGTTACTGAACAGGGGTCTCCTACCCCGCCTCGCAGGGCCCTGGACACGGCTGCACACAGCCAGAG GTCTCGCTCCGTCAGTGGAGCGTCAACTGGCCTCTCCTCCAGCCCTCTCAGCAGTCCCAGG TCCCATCAGAGCCCCGTCTTCACTTTCAGCCAATCAGACGTCACCTCTGCCACCGCTACCCTCCTCACAAAGGAGCCCAAACAGGGAAATGCCACCGCTCCTCGCTCAGCACGGCCTCATGACAAGCCCAAAGCTCCCCCCAACCCAAAGACCCAGACCCTGTCCACCAAGGGACCGGCAGAGCGGCCCCATCTGCAGCCCATCAAGTCCCTGCACCACCCATCCTCCCGCTCGCCCTCCCCTTCTCCGCTCGCGTCACCCATCCCTCGTTTCTTCttcccctcgtcctctctcctAAAGTCAGTGACTAAGAGCTTCTATCCAAACTCTGCCCACTGTGTGCCGCAGGTTACTCCCCAGGGCTCTCCGTTGCCCACACCCTTGGGCACCCCTGTccaccaccctcaccacccctcctccaccccgccctcctcttcctcgtcctcgtcctcctcgcgggcggagggagggggaggggtgggctCACTGTCCCTGACCCCGCCCTCCAGCCCAGGAGGGGGAAGCGGCATGGCAGCCAGCAGCTCTGCCCACTGGAGGACTCGCCTCAATTCTTTCAAGAACAACCTGCTGGGCTCGCCCCGCTTCCACCGCCGTAAACTGCAAG TTCCTACATCAGAAGACATGTCCAGTCTCACACCAGAATCCAGCCCTGA GCTGGCCAAGAAGTCGTGGTTTGGGAACTTCATCGGCCTGGAGAAAGAGGAACAGATCTTCGTGGTGATCAGAGACAAACCTCTGAGTTCTGTCAAAGCCGACATTGTCCACGCCTTCCTGTCT ATCCCGTCCCTCAGTCACAGCGTTCTCTCTCAGACCAGCTTTCGGGCCGAGTACAAGTCTTCCGGCGGCCCTTCCGTCTTCCAGAAGCCCGTCAAGTTCCAAGTGGACATCGCTTTCTCCGAAGGCGAGAGGGAGCGAGACAGGGAGAGGACCGagagagagggcaggagggagaCGGGAATCTACAGCGTGACCTTCACCCTCATTTCAG GTCCGAGTCGCCGGTTCAGACGAGTGGTGGAAACAATCCAAGCCCAGCTGCTCAGCTCCCATGATCAACCCATGGCGCAAGCCCTAACTG ATGAGAAGAACGGCCGGCCCCACGGGACCCCCACCCGCCAAAACTCGAGGCGTTCCGAGGGTGGGGGCGACAGGTGCGAGTGGGGCGACCGAGCGGACGGCGGGAGCATCGGCGGCAGCGGCGGAGTTCTGCAGCGCAGAGGCTCGGCGAAGGAGAGGACCCGACTGCTGTCCTCCAACGGAACCCAATCCCAACCCTAG